The Streptomyces sp. NBC_00224 genome has a window encoding:
- a CDS encoding ArsR/SmtB family transcription factor: MRPKREPEQITDLSRLKAFTNPLRMQLYRLLYAAGTATASQLADQVDQAPSLVSYHLRKLAEHGFVTEASGRSADGRERWWQVASEEGWGFRDSDFADTPEGAAAVGAVTRGIFDTRVAQYRAYLDRTAAWGKTWTDAAFSSEWLVDLTPAELAEMNDELEAVTRRWRDRGRAAKAADDIEGREHVSVHLYGFPFRP, from the coding sequence ATGCGACCGAAGCGCGAGCCCGAGCAGATCACCGACCTGTCCCGGTTGAAGGCGTTCACCAACCCGCTGCGCATGCAGCTCTACCGGCTGCTGTACGCCGCGGGCACCGCGACCGCCTCCCAGCTCGCCGACCAGGTCGACCAGGCGCCTTCGCTGGTCAGTTACCACCTGCGCAAGCTGGCCGAGCACGGCTTCGTGACCGAGGCGAGCGGCCGCAGCGCCGACGGACGGGAGCGGTGGTGGCAGGTGGCCTCCGAGGAGGGCTGGGGCTTTCGCGACTCGGACTTCGCGGACACACCCGAAGGGGCAGCCGCCGTGGGCGCGGTGACCCGAGGCATCTTCGACACTCGCGTCGCCCAGTACCGCGCGTATCTCGACCGGACGGCCGCCTGGGGCAAGACGTGGACCGACGCGGCCTTCAGCTCCGAGTGGCTGGTCGATCTGACTCCGGCCGAACTCGCCGAGATGAACGACGAGCTCGAAGCGGTGACCCGGCGCTGGCGGGACCGGGGCAGAGCCGCCAAGGCGGCCGACGACATCGAAGGCCGCGAACACGTGTCCGTGCACCTCTACGGCTTCCCGTTCCGGCCCTGA
- a CDS encoding MFS transporter, giving the protein MATADTALPESATAPAHRDGNVLRWLAAYTASLIGDSVYFIALGWSAQKAAGPTEVGLVMAAGALPRAVLMLGGGVVADRFDPRRVILGSDALRCLLILAVAGCIALSAPALWILVAVALVFGAIDALFVPAIGALPPRTTSPEQLARVTGMRSLSMRLSQITGPPIAGLAMGLGGVAAAFTVAGLLFALSLPLLLTVRMRPLGARHEERPELGTAREDLLDGLRYIRRHRLIGPLVAAGALCELGLTGTLNVGMVLLNAERGWGPSGYGWIVSSFGAGAAASAALLAVAGWLPRAGLMLAGTLLVGCAGAAAIALVPTLWMAVVLAGVIGLSAGVFGSLDNALIQTAADPAYLGRVTSVVMVTMVGLAPLSYPLVGAAVGAWGAAPVFVGCGAFASLGAVIALASDAVRRAELPRQRAGLTT; this is encoded by the coding sequence ATGGCCACCGCAGACACAGCCCTGCCCGAAAGCGCCACCGCGCCGGCCCACCGCGACGGCAACGTGCTGCGCTGGCTCGCCGCGTACACCGCCTCCCTCATCGGCGACAGCGTGTACTTCATCGCCCTGGGCTGGTCCGCCCAGAAAGCCGCAGGCCCCACCGAAGTCGGCCTCGTCATGGCCGCCGGGGCGCTGCCGCGAGCGGTACTCATGCTCGGCGGAGGCGTGGTGGCCGACCGCTTCGACCCCCGCCGGGTCATTCTCGGCAGCGACGCGCTGCGCTGTCTCCTCATCCTGGCGGTGGCCGGCTGCATCGCACTGTCCGCGCCGGCCCTGTGGATCCTGGTCGCGGTGGCGCTCGTCTTCGGTGCCATAGACGCACTGTTCGTACCCGCGATCGGGGCCCTCCCGCCACGGACCACCAGCCCCGAGCAACTGGCCCGGGTCACCGGTATGCGCTCGCTGTCGATGCGGCTCAGCCAGATCACGGGCCCGCCGATCGCCGGGCTGGCCATGGGGCTCGGAGGCGTCGCGGCCGCCTTCACCGTCGCGGGCCTGCTCTTCGCGCTGTCCCTGCCGCTCCTGCTGACGGTCCGGATGCGGCCCCTCGGGGCGCGTCACGAGGAGCGGCCCGAACTCGGCACCGCACGCGAGGACTTGCTCGACGGACTGCGCTACATCCGCCGCCACCGCCTCATCGGGCCACTCGTCGCCGCCGGCGCCCTGTGCGAGCTGGGCCTCACCGGCACCCTCAACGTCGGCATGGTGCTCCTCAACGCCGAGCGCGGCTGGGGGCCTTCCGGCTACGGCTGGATCGTCAGCAGCTTCGGCGCGGGAGCGGCGGCCAGCGCCGCGCTGCTCGCCGTCGCCGGCTGGCTGCCCCGCGCGGGTCTGATGCTGGCCGGAACCCTGCTCGTGGGCTGCGCGGGAGCGGCCGCCATCGCGCTGGTGCCGACCCTGTGGATGGCGGTGGTACTGGCCGGGGTCATCGGGCTGAGCGCGGGCGTCTTCGGCAGCCTGGACAACGCGCTGATACAGACAGCGGCGGACCCCGCCTATCTCGGCCGGGTCACGTCCGTCGTCATGGTCACCATGGTCGGGCTGGCGCCCCTCAGCTACCCGCTGGTCGGCGCCGCCGTCGGAGCCTGGGGCGCGGCCCCGGTGTTCGTCGGCTGCGGCGCCTTCGCCAGTCTGGGCGCGGTCATCGCCCTGGCCTCCGACGCGGTACGGCGCGCCGAACTGCCGCGTCAGCGGGCAGGTTTGACCACGTAG